One genomic segment of Hordeum vulgare subsp. vulgare chromosome 2H, MorexV3_pseudomolecules_assembly, whole genome shotgun sequence includes these proteins:
- the LOC123429626 gene encoding peroxidase 2-like, with amino-acid sequence MAAVKLAAFVVVALLGCMAYTCQASYGYPNPMPPIISPTPPTAPALTLDYYSYSCPNAEAIVREAVKNATANNRGIGAGLIRLFFHDCFVRGCDASVLLDPTSANQEPEKLGIPNFPSLRGFEVIDAAKAKLEKECGGVVSCADIVAFAGRDATFFLSNGVVDFKMPAGRYDGRVSFANETLRDLPPPFANVKVLEAMFEAKGLDLDDMVTLSGAHTIGISHCSSFADRLPANPSDPTSMEPTLASSLQQTCNRGGDPVVVQDVVTPRDLDRQYYQNVLDRKVLFKSDATLLQSPQALKAVEHNAKNPGKWERKFKQAMVKMGNIELKTKANGEIRKQCRFIN; translated from the exons ATGGCTGCTGTAAAGCTTGCTGCCTTTGTCGTGGTAGCATTGCTCGGTTGTATGGCTTACACATGCCAAGCGAGCTACGGGTATCCCAACCCAATGCCGCCCATCATAAGCCCGACACCTCCTACGGCACCGGCGCTCACACTGGACTACTACAGCTATTCCTGCCCTAATGCGGAGGCAATTGTCAGGGAGGCCGTAAAGAACGCCACAGCCAACAATCGCGGCATCGGCGCTGGGCTCATCCGCCTCTTCTTCCACGACTGTTTCGTGAGG GGTTGTGATGCCTCGGTTCTCCTAGACCCAACGTCGGCCAACCAGGAGCCGGAGAAGCTTGGCATCCCAAACTTCCCAAGCCTCCGAGGCTTCGAGGTGATAGACGCCGCAAAGGCGAAGCTTGAGAAGGAATGTGGTGGGGTTGTCTCGTGCGCTGACATCGTCGCCTTTGCTGGACGCGATGCCACCTTCTTTCTCAGCAACGGTGTGGTAGACTTCAAAATGCCTGCTGGTCGCTATGACGGGCGAGTGTCGTTCGCCAACGAGACCCTCCGTGACCTGCCCCCTCCCTTCGCCAACGTCAAGGTGCTCGAGGCCATGTTCGAAGCCAAGGGGCTCGACCTCGACGACATGGTCACCCTCTCCGGCGCGCACACCATCGGTATCTCTCATTGTTCATCCTTCGCTGACCGCCTTCCAGCTAACCCATCAGACCCCACGTCTATGGAACCCACGTTGGCTAGCTCCCTACAGCAGACATGCAACCGCGGTGGTGACCCTGTGGTGGTGCAGGACGTCGTTACCCCCCGTGACCTGGACAGACAGTACTACCAGAACGTTCTTGACCGTAAAGTGCTGTTCAAATCGGACGCCACGCTGCTGCAGTCGCCGCAGGCACTCAAGGCTGTGGAACACAACGCCAAGAACCCCGGGAAGTGGGAGCGAAAGTTCAAGCAAGCAATGGTTAAGATGGGCAACATCGAGCTCAAGACCAAGGCCAACGGGGAGATCAGAAAGCAGTGCAGGTTCATCAACTAG